A genome region from Magnolia sinica isolate HGM2019 chromosome 8, MsV1, whole genome shotgun sequence includes the following:
- the LOC131253324 gene encoding protein trichome birefringence-like 3 isoform X1, with protein MMKPSRRKVPLSIVAVIVCAFAFSAVLYMEDIGALTRTSILKITPCSTISNEVETEEKTDSAVDQMTEFDPDKCDVTKGRWVFNISSKPFYSDRTCPYLDKQVSCRMNGRSDGDYRYWEWQPDECNLPRFDGAVALERLRGKRLMFVGDSLQRGQWQSFVCLVESHIPEGQKSIRRGRTLTVFKAKEYNATIEFYWAPFLVESNSDLHVIPDPNDRILRVDSIRKHAKNWIGVDILVFNTYVWWMSGLKIKSLWGSFANGEDGFEELDAPIAYRFGLKTWANWVDSTVNPNKTRVFFTTMSPTHMRSADWHNMKGIRCYNETRPVLDKGYWGSGSDLRMMKVVTDIVNRMKVPVSFVNITQLSEHRIDGHTSVYTEYQGNVLTDEQKSDPQKYADCIHWCLPGVPDTWNQVFYAYL; from the exons ATGATGAAACCTTCCAGGAGGAAAGTCCCCCTCTCGATCGTCGCCGTTATCGTTTGTGCATTTGCATTCTCTGCAGTGTTGTACATGGAGGATATTGGCGCTCTCACCCGCACTTCCATACTTAAAATCACACCTTGTTCCACAATTTCTAATGAGGTGGAAACAG AGGAGAAAACTGATTCTGCAGTGGACCAAATGACTGAGTTTGATCCGGACAAGTGCGATGTGACAAAAGGGAGGTGGGTCTTCAACATTTCATCTAAGCCGTTCTATTCGGATCGGACGTGCCCATACTTGGACAAACAAGTATCCTGTAGGATGAATGGACGGTCGGATGGTGATTATCGTTACTGGGAATGGCAGCCGGATGAATGCAATTTGCCAAG GTTTGATGGTGCAGTGGCCTTAGAGAGGCTGAGAGGAAAGAGGCTAATGTTTGTGGGAGACTCCCTCCAAAGAGGCCAATGGCAATCTTTTGTTTGCCTGGTTGAATCTCATATACCTGAAGGCCAAAAGTCCATTCGACGTGGTCGGACTCTCACTGTTTTCAAAGCCAAG GAATATAATGCTACGATCGAATTCTATTGGGCACCTTTCCTTGTCGAATCCAACTCCGATCTCCATGTTATACCAGACCCCAATGATAGAATATTGAGAGTTGATTCCATTCGTAAGCATGCGAAGAATTGGATAGGAGTAGATATCCTTGTGTTCAATACATATGTTTGGTGGATGAGTGGTCTAAAGATCAAGAGCCT GTGGGGTTCCTTTGCGAACGGAGAGGATGGATTCGAGGAGTTGGACGCACCCATCGCTTATAGGTTTGGTTTGAAAACATGGGCCAATTGGGTTGATTCGACTGTGAATCCAAACAAGACCAGAGTCTTCTTCACTACAATGTCACCTACCCACATGAG AAGTGCTGATTGGCACAACATGAAGGGGATCCGATGCTATAATGAAACAAGGCCAGTCTTGGATAAGGGATACTGGGGAAGTGGTTCTGATCTCCGGATGATGAAGGTCGTGACGGATATCGTTAATAGAATGAAGGTCCCAGTGTCTTTTGTTAACATAACACAACTATCGGAGCACCGGATAGACGGCCATACATCAGTTTACACTGAATACCAAGGTAACGTCCTAACAGATGAACAAAAATCAGACCCGCAGAAATACGCAGACTGTATACACTGGTGTTTGCCTGGAGTGCCTGATACATGGAATCAAGTCTTTTATGCCTACTTGTAA
- the LOC131253324 gene encoding protein trichome birefringence-like 3 isoform X2 yields MMKPSRRKVPLSIVAVIVCAFAFSAVLYMEDIGALTRTSILKITPCSTISNEVETVDQMTEFDPDKCDVTKGRWVFNISSKPFYSDRTCPYLDKQVSCRMNGRSDGDYRYWEWQPDECNLPRFDGAVALERLRGKRLMFVGDSLQRGQWQSFVCLVESHIPEGQKSIRRGRTLTVFKAKEYNATIEFYWAPFLVESNSDLHVIPDPNDRILRVDSIRKHAKNWIGVDILVFNTYVWWMSGLKIKSLWGSFANGEDGFEELDAPIAYRFGLKTWANWVDSTVNPNKTRVFFTTMSPTHMRSADWHNMKGIRCYNETRPVLDKGYWGSGSDLRMMKVVTDIVNRMKVPVSFVNITQLSEHRIDGHTSVYTEYQGNVLTDEQKSDPQKYADCIHWCLPGVPDTWNQVFYAYL; encoded by the exons ATGATGAAACCTTCCAGGAGGAAAGTCCCCCTCTCGATCGTCGCCGTTATCGTTTGTGCATTTGCATTCTCTGCAGTGTTGTACATGGAGGATATTGGCGCTCTCACCCGCACTTCCATACTTAAAATCACACCTTGTTCCACAATTTCTAATGAGGTGGAAACAG TGGACCAAATGACTGAGTTTGATCCGGACAAGTGCGATGTGACAAAAGGGAGGTGGGTCTTCAACATTTCATCTAAGCCGTTCTATTCGGATCGGACGTGCCCATACTTGGACAAACAAGTATCCTGTAGGATGAATGGACGGTCGGATGGTGATTATCGTTACTGGGAATGGCAGCCGGATGAATGCAATTTGCCAAG GTTTGATGGTGCAGTGGCCTTAGAGAGGCTGAGAGGAAAGAGGCTAATGTTTGTGGGAGACTCCCTCCAAAGAGGCCAATGGCAATCTTTTGTTTGCCTGGTTGAATCTCATATACCTGAAGGCCAAAAGTCCATTCGACGTGGTCGGACTCTCACTGTTTTCAAAGCCAAG GAATATAATGCTACGATCGAATTCTATTGGGCACCTTTCCTTGTCGAATCCAACTCCGATCTCCATGTTATACCAGACCCCAATGATAGAATATTGAGAGTTGATTCCATTCGTAAGCATGCGAAGAATTGGATAGGAGTAGATATCCTTGTGTTCAATACATATGTTTGGTGGATGAGTGGTCTAAAGATCAAGAGCCT GTGGGGTTCCTTTGCGAACGGAGAGGATGGATTCGAGGAGTTGGACGCACCCATCGCTTATAGGTTTGGTTTGAAAACATGGGCCAATTGGGTTGATTCGACTGTGAATCCAAACAAGACCAGAGTCTTCTTCACTACAATGTCACCTACCCACATGAG AAGTGCTGATTGGCACAACATGAAGGGGATCCGATGCTATAATGAAACAAGGCCAGTCTTGGATAAGGGATACTGGGGAAGTGGTTCTGATCTCCGGATGATGAAGGTCGTGACGGATATCGTTAATAGAATGAAGGTCCCAGTGTCTTTTGTTAACATAACACAACTATCGGAGCACCGGATAGACGGCCATACATCAGTTTACACTGAATACCAAGGTAACGTCCTAACAGATGAACAAAAATCAGACCCGCAGAAATACGCAGACTGTATACACTGGTGTTTGCCTGGAGTGCCTGATACATGGAATCAAGTCTTTTATGCCTACTTGTAA